In Juglans regia cultivar Chandler chromosome 13, Walnut 2.0, whole genome shotgun sequence, the following proteins share a genomic window:
- the LOC108997460 gene encoding hsp70 nucleotide exchange factor FES1: protein MGRRPGSIAPSWLLLLLSLLLAWAMVSPADRVRSGNNNNSSSTGALYWSTAKEEADLLRNPHARDDSSEAVANDDSDGGFSSLEGMLQWAIGHSDPAKLKKASEDVQRLSPSELKKRQIELKDLMEKLRMPSDAQLMQIAIDDLNNSSLSLEDRERALKELLILVEPIDNANDLKKLGGLDVVIQELNHGDPDIRRLAAWIIGKASQNNAVVQNQVLELGALAKLMKMVKSSSTEESIKALYAVSALIRNNPAGQELFYAEAGYMTLQDILSNSSIDIRLRRKAVFLVGDLTECQLENVDKAELPFFSNQIFLKSVVDLMASDDLDLQEKALVAIKNLLQLRAAEPLVYKDFCGLGGALERMRLQLQKLMAEEDVKDYAMDVESLRSEVEQIFHSKLGKETQVPT, encoded by the exons ATGGGACGGAGACCAGGAAGCATTGCTCCATCATGGCTACTACTATTGCTTTCATTACTTCTTGCCTGGGCGATGGTATCTCCTGCCGACCGTGTTCGTTCtggtaataataataactcTTCGTCCACGGGAGCTTTATATTGGTCCACCGCAAAGGAGGAGGCGGATCTGCTTCGCAACCCCCATGCACGGGACGATTCCTCCGAGGCTGTCGCCAACGACGACTCCGACGGCGGCTTTTCTTCCCTCGAAGGAATGTTACAGTGGGCTATTG GTCATTCTGATCCCgcaaaattaaagaaagcatCTGAAGATGTCCAACGACTATCACCCAGTGAGCTGAAAAAGCGACAAATAGAACTAAAG GACCTGATGGAGAAGTTAAGAATGCCGTCGGATGCGCAGTTGATGCAAATTGCAATAGATGACTTAAATAATTCCTCTTTGTCTTTGGAAGATCGTGAACGTGCTCTAAAGGAGCTTCTAATACTTGTCGAGCCAATAGATAATGCAAATG ATTTGAAGAAACTTGGGGGCCTTGATGTGGTTATACAAGAGCTTAATCACGGTGACCCAGATATTAGGAGACTTGCTGCATGGATTATTGGGAAAGCCAGTCAGAATAATGCGGTTGTTCAGAACCAG GTCCTGGAACTTGGGGCACTAGCAAAGCTAATGAAGATGGTAAAATCTAGTTCGACAGAAGAATCCATCAAAGCATTATATGCTGTTTCAGCACTGATCCGAAACAATCCAGCTGGCCAGGAATTGTTCTATGCAGAAGCTGGATATATGACGCTTCAG GACATTCTGAGCAATTCAAGCATTGATATCAGACTGCGCAGGAAAGCTGTCTTTCTTGTGGGTGATCTGACAGAGTGTCAGTTAGAAAATGTGGATAAAGCTGAGCTTCCGTTTTTCAGcaatcaaattttcttgaagtcTGTAGTTGACCTAATGGCATCAGATGATCTTGATCTACAGGAGAAG GCACTTGTTGCAATTAAGAATCTTCTGCAACTCAGGGCGGCCGAACCACTAGTTTACAAGGACTTTTGTGGTTTAGGTGGTGCATTAGAGAGAATGCGTCTCCAACTCCAAAAGTTAATGGCAGAGGAAGATGTCAAGGATTATGCAATGGACGTGGAGAGCCTCCGGAGTGAAGTGGAGCAGATTTTCCATTCAAAGTTGGGAAAG GAAACACAGGTTCCAACATAA
- the LOC108997462 gene encoding U2 small nuclear ribonucleoprotein A', producing MVRLTADLIWKSPHFFNAVKERELDLRGNKIAVIENLGATEDQFDTIDLSDNEIVKLENFPHLNRLGTLLINNNRITRINPNIGEFLPNLHTLVLTNNRLVNLVEIDPLASLPKLQFLSLLDNNITKKPNYRLYVINKLKFLRVLDFKKVKNKERMEARNLFASKEVEEEIKKESAKTFTPVEVPKVSEVSEEEQTPKVAAPTPEQIIAIKAAIVNSQTLEEVARLEKALKSGQLPTDLQALVEDTQANGVKQKDDNMDSDSQNEDDSEPKDVEEQRNNEPVPMEQE from the exons ATGGTGAGGCTCACTGCCGACTTGATTTGGAAAAGCCCTCATTTTTTCAATGCCGTCAAGGAGCGAGAGTTAGATCTTCGAG GTAACAAGATTGCGGTGATAGAAAACTTGGGCGCTACTGAG GACCAATTCGACACAATTGATTTGTCTGACAATGAGATTGTTAAGCTGGAAAACTTTCCTCATCTTAATCGTTTGGGCACATTGCTTATAAATAACAATAGAATTACTCGTATCAATCCCAACATCGGAG AGTTCTTGCCAAATTTACACACTTTAGTTCTTACGAACAACAGGCTTGTTAACTTGGTAGAGATTGATCCTCTGGCATCCCTTCCAAAGCTGCAGTTTCTTAGCCTGTTAGATAATAACATCACAAAGAAACCAAATTATCGGCTGTATGTCATTAACAAACTAAAGTTCCTTCGGGTTCTAGATTTCAAGAAGGTGAAAAACAAG GAGAGAATGGAAGCAAGAAATTTGTTTGCATCCAAAGAAGTTGAGGAAGAGATTAAAAAGGAATCCGCAAAGACTTTCACACCTGTTGAGGTACCCAAAGTTTCGGAAGTTTCAGAGGAAGAACAAACTCCAAAAGTGGCTGCCCCAACACCAGAGCAAATAATAGCTATCAAG GCTGCCATTGTGAATTCACAGACTCTTGAAGAGGTTGCAAGACTTGAAAAG GCATTGAAGTCAGGTCAGCTTCCTACAGATTTGCAAGCTTTGGTTGAGGATACTCAGGCAAATGGTGTCAAACAAAAGGACGATAATATGGACTCCGATAGTCAGAATGAGGATGACAGTGAGCCAAAAGACGTGGAGGAACAAAGGAATAATGAACCTGTACCCATGGAACAA GAGTGA
- the LOC108997395 gene encoding uncharacterized protein LOC108997395, with amino-acid sequence MATWLRAPPHPGPPLFDYEINRLIFQSRKSRILCFSDNHRRRILSVDNFRNLRGRSRIYCNNSDDSINKQQSQSTGIQLYSEIERLLTETAKQAQGPWGGSGEWTEVEGAWVLKPSSSKPRAVVHFVGGIFVGAAPQLTYRLFLERLSEKGVLVIATPYASGFDHFFIADEVQFKFDRCYRFMQETIQDLPTFGIGHSLGSVIHLLIGSRYAVQRSGNILMAFNNKEASLAIPLFSPVIVPMAQSFGPLLSQIASSPTVRLGAEMTLKQLGNLSPPIMKQVIPLVEQLPPLYMDLVKGREDFSPKPEETRRLIKSYYGISRNLLIKFKDDTIDETAVLAQVLSSESAISSMLDMSMRLLPGDHGLPLQQALPDVPPAMADAVNRGGELLANLTVGTPWESVAKEVGDTFGVDSKILRTEISKDVDQLVDVITSWMASNTGPKLLRP; translated from the exons ATGGCCACATGGCTGAGGGCACCGCCACATCCCGGTCCTCCACTATTCGATTACGAGATTAATAGGCTAATTTTTCAGTCTCGAAAAAGTCGAATCCTCTGCTTCTCCGATAACCATCGTCGTCGAATTCTCTCTGTGGATAATTTTAGGAATCTTCGCGGCCGTAGCAGAATCTATTGCAACAACTCTGATGATTCCATAAACAAACAACAATCGCAATCAACTGGAATTCAACTTTACTCGGAGATTGAGAG ATTACTTACAGAAACTGCAAAGCAAGCGCAGGGTCCTTGGGGTGGGTCGGGAGAATGGACGGAAGTTGAG GGAGCGTGGGTTCTCAAACCAAGCAGCTCAAAACCCAGGGCAGTCGTACATTTTGTTGGCGGCATATTTGTTGGAGCTGCTCCTCAGCTTACCTATCGTTTATTCCTTGAGCGCCTTTCAGAAAA GGGTGTATTGGTGATTGCAACTCCATATGCTAGTGGATTTGATCACTTTTTTATTGCAGATGAGGTCCAGTTCAAATTTGATAGGTGCTATCGGTTTATGCAAGAAACA ATACAAGATCTTCCTACTTTTGGCATTGGACATTCTTTGGGATCTGTCATCCACCTTTTGATTG GATCACGATATGCTGTTCAAAGAAGTGGCAATATATTAATGGCATTCAATAACAAG GAGGCAAGCTTAGCTATCCCTTTGTTCTCACCTGTTATTGTCCCAATGGCCCAAAGCTTCGGACCACTTCTATCACAAATTGCATCATCACCGACGGTTCGCCTTGGG GCGGAGATGACTTTGAAGCAATTAGGAAACCTTAGCCCTCCCATTATGAAGCAAGTTATTCCTTTAGTTGAGCAACTCCCTCCCTTGTACATGGACTTGGTCAAGGGAAGAGAGGATTTTAGTCCAAAACCAGAAGAAACACGGCGACTG ATAAAGTCATACTATGGCATTTCCAGGAATCTCCTCATAAAGTTCAAGGATGATACAATTGATGAAACCGCGGTGCTAGCACAGGTACTTAGTTCAGAATCAGCCATTAGTTCAATGCTGGACATGTCCATGCGCTTATTGCCCGGAGATCACGGGCTTCCTTTGCAACAG GCACTCCCTGACGTTCCACCAGCAATGGCTGATGCAGTTAACCGGGGAGGCGAGCTTCTGGCAAATCTGACTGTGGGTACACCATGGGAGTCAGTAGCCAAAGAAGTAGGTGACACATTTGGTGTAGACTCGAAGATCCTTCGTACAGAAATATCAAAGGACGTAGACCAGCTTGTAGATGTGATCACATCTTGGATGGCTTCCAACACGGGTCCAAAACTTTTGAGGCCTTGA
- the LOC108997430 gene encoding probable glycosyltransferase At3g07620, which produces MPVSRGQEVRMSEQHFARPRALHVRLMLLAVLLLMVFVVAVSSLLGGSASINSLKFNTDSPEGRGKFLVKGKSAAPSQSQFPSFFSSEDAAPPPRTKTMKKTIVEKVDVESGPYHDWQHFALDFQEMMRNFKVYVYPDAFANQSSSGSSQFASIFLPHPDPFHPRLGNYFSEHMFKLALLGSSITTPHPEEAHLFFLPFSINLLRNDPRVHSEASISEFVTRYITRSRRQFPFWNASAGADHFYVYCHSVGREVASGLRDLLNNAIQVTCSSSYFQRYYVTHKDVGFPQVWPRLHEEALTPPDARHKLVYFSGRIQNSRIRQDLITLWENDSDMDVFSGNPPYPYEEGFRRSKYCLHVKGYEVNTARVSDAIHYGCVPVIISNHYELPFANVLDWSKFSVIINHGEISLTKQRLLSIPRRVYLNMFHNLRRVRRHFLWHETPRGFDSFHMTAYQLWLRRSIHRLRLPH; this is translated from the exons ATGCCGGTCTCTCGAGGACAAGAAGTGAGGATGTCCGAGCAGCACTTCGCTCGCCCGCGCGCTCTCCATGTACGCCTCATGCTCCTTGCAGTGCTGCTGCTGATGGTCTTTGTGGTCGCTGTTTCCTCCTTACTCGGCGGCTCTGCCAGCATTAATTCCCTCAAGTTTAATACCGATTCTCCGGAAGGCAGAGGAAAATTTCTTGTTAAGGGAAAGTCAGCGGCTCCATCCCAATCTCAATTCCCGTCTTTTTTTAGCAGTGAGGATGCAGCACCACCCCCACGAACTAAGACGATGAAAAAGACGATTGTCGAGAAGGTAGACGTAGAATCGGGTCCTTACCACGACTGGCAGCACTTTGCTCTAGATTTTCAGGAAATGATGCGAAATTTTAAGGTTTATGTTTATCCCGATGCTTTCGCGAACCAGTCCTCTTCAGGGTCTTCTCAGTTCGCTTCCATTTTCCTTCCCCACCCAGACCCATTCCATCCTAGACTAGGAAATTACTTCAGCGAACACATGTTTAAGTTGGCACTACTTGGGAGTTCCATCACTACGCCCCATCCGGAAGAGGCCCATCTCTTTTTCTTGCCCTTTTCCATCAATCTTCTGCGGAACGATCCTCGTGTCCACTCCGAGGCATCCATTTCAGAATTTGTCACCCGATACATCACCAGGAGTCGGCGCCAGTTCCCATTCTGGAATGCTTCTGCCGGCGCTGACCACTTCTACGTATACTGTCATTCGGTTGGTAGAGAGGTCGCTTCTGGGCTTCGTGATTTGCTTAACAATGCCATCCAGGTCACTTGCTCATCCAGCTACTTCCAGAGATACTACGTCACCCACAAAGATGTGGGCTTTCCGCAGGTATGGCCTCGCCTTCACGAAGAAGCTCTCACTCCCCCGGATGCCAG ACATAAACTTGTCTACTTTTCTGGACGTATCCAAAACTCTCGCATTCGCCAAGATCTGATAACTTTATGGGAGAATGATTCTGACATGGATGTTTTCTCTGGGAACCCACCTTACCCTTACGAAGAAGGGTTTAGGAGGAGCAAGTATTGCCTCCATGTCAAAGGCTACGAGGTGAACACTGCTAGGGTAAGTGATGCTATACACTATGGATGCGTTCCCGTCATTATTTCCAACCACTACGAGCTTCCATTTGCTAACGTTTTGGACTGGAGTAAGTTTTCGGTTATAATCAACCATGGAGAGATATCCTTGACCAAACAGAGACTCCTTTCAATACCGAGACGAGTGTACCTGAACATGTTCCATAACCTGCGCCGAGTTCGAAGGCATTTTTTGTGGCATGAAACGCCAAGGGGTTTTGATTCCTTCCATATGACTGCTTACCAGTTGTGGCTGAGGAGAAGCATACATCGCCTCCGCCTACCCCACTAA
- the LOC108997396 gene encoding DNA repair RAD52-like protein 2, chloroplastic — translation MAVQSITNHPFLIKSPLPSFSLSSYLSKCDSDLGLVRVGPQKRCSGRRRDSLKLVVCALDRTNGSNSSGGGDGVKKGGVPNSNYVVPLDKSFSPTNSSCITRPLVEILRDLNKRIPDNIIKNTSPPHDDHAETATFIPWFHANRMLSFYAPGWCGEIRDVIFADNGSVTVVYRVTIRGSDGEAHRESTGTVSPVDGHILDPVAAAEEIAFCRACARFGLGLYLYHEE, via the exons ATGGCTGTGCAAAGCATTACGAATCATCCTTTCCTCATCAAGTCACCGTTGCCGTCTTTCTCGCTCTCATCGTATTTGTCCAAATGCGACAGTGACTTAGGACTCGTTCGAGTAGGGCCGCAGAAGAGGTGCAGCGGAAGGCGTAGGGATTCTTTGAAGCTCGTCGTGTGCGCTCTGGACCGTACAAATGGCAGTAATAGCAGCGGAGGCGGCGATGGTGTTAAGAAGGGAGGCGTGCCGAATTCCAACTATGTGGTGCCCCTGGACAAGTCGTTTTCCCCCACGAACTCTTCTTGCATCACTCGCCCTCTCGTTGAGATCCTCCGAGACCTCAACAAGCGAATCCCCGACAATATCATCAAGAATACTTCTCCTCCTCATGATGATCATGCGGAGACTGCAACCTTCATCCCCTG GTTTCATGCCAACCGAATGTTGAGCTTCTACGCCCCTG GATGGTGCGGAGAAATACGTGATGTTATATTCGCTGACAATGGAAGTGTGACTGTGGTTTATCGAGTCACCATTCGGGGATCTGATGGAGAG GCTCACCGTGAGTCGACCGGAACTGTATCACCCGTTGATGGCCACATTTTGGATCCAGTTGCTGCAGCAGAGGAAATAGCTTTCTGTAGAGCATGTGCTCGGTTTGGCCTTGGCTTGTATCTCTATCACGAAGAATAG
- the LOC108997371 gene encoding ankyrin repeat domain-containing protein 2B-like, whose amino-acid sequence MASNSPKDLPADEKAGSTESKVTKSETSSGEAQPGQRTATSPPGAGVPPNPFDFSAMTGLLNDPSIKELAEQIAKDPSFNQMAEQLQKTFQGASVEDSHSIPQFDTQQYYNTMQQVMQNPQFMTMAERLGNALMQDPSMSHVLESFANPTNKDQLEERMARIKEDPSLKPILEEIENGGPAAMMRYWNDKDVLQKLGEAMGLAVSGDATTSAENSVPDEAEDPGNEDESIVHHTASVGDVEGLKTALASGADKDEEDSEGRTALHFACGYGEVKCAQVLLEAGATVDALDKNKNTALHYAAGYGRKECVALLLDSGAAVTLQNMDGKTPIDVAKLNNQHDVLKLLEKDAFL is encoded by the exons ATGAAAAGGCAGGTTCGACAGAGAGCAAAGTCACCAAATCTGAAACATCCTCTGGGGAGGCGCAGCCGGGACAAAGAACAGCTACTTCTCCCCCAGGAGCTGGGGTTCCTCCCAACCCCTTCGATTTCTCAGCCATGACTGGCCTGCTTAAT GATCCAAGCATTAAGGAACTGGCTGAACAGATAGCAAAAGATCCTTCATTCAACCAGATGGCAGAGCAACTCCAGAAGACTTTTCAGGGTGCATCAGTTGAAGATAGTCATAGTATCCCACAGTTTGATACTCAACAATATTACAACACTATGCAACAGGTCATGCAAAATCCTCAATTTATGACCATGGCTGAGCGCCTTGGTAATGCATTAATGCAG GATCCGTCAATGTCTCATGTGCTTGAAAGTTTTGCAAATCCGACAAACAAAGACCAGCTTGAGGAACGAATGGCACGCATCAAAGAAGATCCATCCCTAAAGCCTATTTTAGAAGAGATAGAGAATGGTGGTCCAGCTGCCATGATGAG GTACTGGAACGATAAAGATGTACTACAGAAGTTGGGTGAAGCTATGGGTCTTGCGGTATCAGGAGATGCAACTACTTCTGCTGAAAATTCTGTACCAGATGAAGCTGAAGATCCTGGCAATGAGGATGAATCAATTGTTCATCACACTGCTAGTGTTGGTGATGTAGAG GGTTTGAAAACTGCACTTGCCTCTGGTGCTGACAAGGATGAAGAAGATTCAGAGGGAAGGACAGCATTGCATTTTGCATGTGGATATGGTGAG GTGAAGTGCGCCCAGGTCCTTCTCGAGGCCGGAGCAACTGTGGATGCATTGGACAAGAATAAAAATACTGCACTTCATTACGCAGCTGGTTATGGAAGGAAGGAGTGTGTGGCTCTACTGCTGGATAGTGGGGCCGCAGT TACACTTCAGAACATGGATGGGAAGACTCCTATTGATGTTGCCAAGCTAAACAACCAACACGATGTGCTGAAGCTGCTCGAAAAGGATGCTTTCCTGTGA
- the LOC108997431 gene encoding uncharacterized protein LOC108997431, producing MALNPQLFPNGMPVPFVNEMFVLARDGVEFEIDKIPGSNRGHFKAKGTIYLSNIRMVFVTDKPVANFTAFDMPLLYVHGEKFNQPIFFCNNISGHVEPVVPENQHRALYSTHSFKILFKEGGCGTFVPLFFNLIASVRQYNQQSTSAPEPRVDPLQAAQTPVDEMMRHAYVDPNDPTRIFLQQPTSESQLRRRTYQNHPAEHSI from the exons ATGGCTCTCAACCCTCAACTGTTCCCTAATGGGATGCCCGTTCCTTTCGTCAACGAGATGTTCGTCTTGGCCAGAGACGGCGTCGAATTCGAGATCGATAAGATCCCCGg ATCCAATAGAGGCCACTTTAAAGCAAAGGGAACAATCTACTTATCGAACATACGCATGGTCTTTGTTACAGATAAGCCTGTTGCAAACTTTACTGCTTTTGATATGCCACTG CTTTACGTTCATGGTgaaaaattcaatcaaccaataTTTTTCTGCAACAATATTTCTGGTCATGTGGAACCT GTAGTTCCAGAAAACCAGCACAGGGCACTATATTCCACTCACTCGTTCAAGATTTTGTTCAAGGAAGGGGGCTGTGGGACCTTCGTTCCACTTTTTTTCAACTTGATAGCCTCAGTGAGACAATATAATCAACAATCTACTTCAGCCCCCGAGCCTCGCGTGGATCCTCTGCAAGCAGCACAAACTCCTGTTGATGAGATGATGAGACATGC ATACGTTGATCCTAATGATCCAACAAGAATCTTTCTACAGCAGCCTACATCTGAGTCTCAACTGAGGAGACGCACGTACCAGAACCACCCTGCCGAGCACTCTATATAA